A region of Selenomonadales bacterium 4137-cl DNA encodes the following proteins:
- a CDS encoding DoxX family protein has translation MTKLARRFNFLENYKDEALLFARLGLCFMFVVVHGGPKLFGGPAKWLEVGSLLKVLGITAMPVLLGFIAAASEFFGGILIGLGLFTRLGAFLIFATLVFGAAFMLVTKGLFAAAPATEDALFMIVLMAVGAGKYSLDRKWFGPN, from the coding sequence ATGACCAAGCTGGCTCGACGCTTTAACTTCCTGGAAAATTACAAGGACGAGGCGCTTTTGTTCGCCCGGTTGGGGCTTTGCTTTATGTTCGTCGTCGTTCACGGCGGGCCGAAGCTCTTCGGCGGTCCGGCGAAATGGCTGGAAGTGGGCTCGCTGCTCAAAGTCCTCGGCATCACCGCCATGCCCGTCCTGCTCGGCTTTATCGCCGCCGCGAGCGAATTTTTTGGCGGCATACTCATCGGCCTCGGCCTCTTCACCCGCCTGGGCGCCTTCCTGATCTTCGCCACCCTCGTCTTCGGCGCGGCCTTCATGCTCGTCACCAAAGGTCTCTTCGCCGCCGCGCCCGCCACCGAAGACGCCCTGTTCATGATCGTCCTCATGGCGGTGGGTGCGGGCAAATACAGCCTCGACCGCAAGTGGTTCGGGCCAAACTAA
- the nrdG gene encoding anaerobic ribonucleoside-triphosphate reductase activating protein — protein MKIRLAGYTPESVVDGPGIRFVLFAQGCEHNCPGCHNPQTHDREGGDLVDLAEIFDRIKKAKLIRGVTFSGGEPYLQAAPLAQLARQVKALGLGLVTYSGYRFEELYALAARDKNIRDLLAASDILVDGKYVAAQRDISLAFRGSANQRLIDVPRSLLAGQAVEWDELDTGDKLFA, from the coding sequence ATGAAAATCCGTCTCGCAGGCTACACCCCCGAAAGCGTCGTCGACGGCCCCGGCATCCGCTTCGTCCTCTTCGCCCAGGGCTGCGAACATAACTGCCCCGGCTGCCACAACCCCCAGACCCACGACAGGGAAGGCGGCGACCTCGTCGACCTCGCCGAAATCTTCGACAGAATAAAAAAAGCCAAACTCATCCGCGGCGTCACCTTCTCCGGCGGCGAACCCTACCTCCAGGCCGCGCCCCTCGCCCAGCTCGCCCGTCAGGTCAAAGCCCTCGGCCTCGGCCTCGTCACCTACAGCGGCTACCGGTTTGAAGAACTCTACGCCCTCGCCGCCCGCGACAAAAACATCCGCGACCTCCTCGCCGCCAGCGACATACTAGTCGACGGCAAATACGTCGCCGCCCAGCGGGATATAAGTTTGGCGTTCCGCGGGTCCGCCAATCAAAGGCTTATTGATGTGCCTAGGTCTTTGTTAGCGGGACAGGCTGTGGAGTGGGATGAGCTCGACACAGGGGACAAGCTTTTCGCTTAA
- the nrdD gene encoding anaerobic ribonucleoside-triphosphate reductase: protein MFAKILKRDGREVHFDEAKITEAIFKAAKAVGGADKAMAIELTLDVLRYLKQKYNGGLFGVEDVQDAVEKVLIEKGHARTAKAYIIYRNQRTRIRDAKSDLMDAVAEILVETNRENANVSNSPSAKMLQIASAASKAYYLNRLIPETMSIAHKRGDLHIHDLDFYGKTLTCIQIPLGRLLNSGFNNGHGFIRPPKRPASATALAAIILQSSQNDMHGGQSFGFFDRDMAPFVANAADEDEVFQAMEALIYNLNSMHSRAGAQVPFSSLNIGTDTSPAGRMVIKNILLAFEKGLGRGENPIFPNIIFRVKEGVNLNPGDPNHDLFKLAIRVAAKRLNPTFSFMDSSFNTPFGDQVAYMGCRTRVMANRRGPAVTDGRGNLSFTSINLPRLAIKAERNLMKFYQSLADLIELTADQLHHRYRVQAGLKVKDMPFLMGQGLYLDSENLRPCDYIEDVIRHGTLSVGFIGLAETLIALTGSHHGQSEESQALGEEIVAFMRNQIDKACERYDLNYTLLATPAEGLSGRFIGMDRKEFGVIPGVTDKDYYTNSFHVPVSFPISAFEKIRLEGVYHKYTNAGHISYVEFDAPPVNNLSAVEDIIRHMKNCDMGLAAINFPIDFCDSCGRLGVIDTDACPSCGTTSIRRVRRITGYLSTVDRFNDAKVSELKHRIIHKV, encoded by the coding sequence ATGTTCGCAAAAATACTCAAACGCGACGGACGTGAAGTCCACTTCGACGAAGCCAAAATCACCGAAGCCATCTTCAAAGCCGCCAAAGCCGTCGGCGGCGCCGACAAAGCAATGGCCATCGAACTCACCCTCGACGTCCTCCGCTACCTCAAACAAAAATACAACGGCGGCCTCTTCGGCGTCGAAGACGTCCAGGACGCCGTCGAAAAAGTCCTCATCGAAAAAGGCCACGCCCGCACCGCCAAAGCCTACATAATCTACCGCAACCAACGCACCCGCATCCGCGACGCCAAATCCGACCTCATGGACGCCGTCGCCGAAATCCTCGTCGAAACCAACCGCGAAAACGCCAACGTCTCCAACTCCCCCTCCGCCAAAATGCTCCAGATCGCCAGCGCCGCCAGCAAAGCCTACTACCTCAACCGCCTCATCCCCGAAACCATGTCCATTGCCCACAAGCGCGGCGACCTCCATATCCACGACCTCGACTTCTACGGCAAAACCCTCACCTGCATCCAGATCCCCCTCGGCAGGCTCCTCAACAGCGGCTTCAACAACGGCCACGGCTTCATCCGCCCGCCCAAACGGCCCGCCTCCGCCACCGCCCTTGCCGCCATCATCCTCCAAAGCTCCCAGAACGACATGCACGGCGGCCAATCCTTCGGCTTCTTCGACCGCGACATGGCCCCCTTCGTCGCGAACGCCGCCGACGAAGACGAAGTCTTCCAGGCCATGGAAGCCCTCATCTACAACCTCAACTCCATGCACAGCCGCGCCGGCGCCCAGGTGCCCTTCTCCAGCCTCAACATCGGCACCGACACCAGCCCCGCCGGCCGCATGGTCATCAAAAACATCCTCCTCGCCTTCGAAAAAGGCCTCGGCCGCGGCGAAAACCCCATCTTCCCCAACATCATCTTCCGCGTCAAAGAAGGCGTCAACCTAAACCCCGGCGACCCCAACCACGACCTCTTCAAACTCGCCATCCGCGTCGCCGCCAAACGCCTCAACCCCACCTTCAGCTTCATGGACTCCTCCTTCAACACCCCCTTCGGCGACCAAGTCGCCTACATGGGCTGCCGCACCCGCGTCATGGCCAACCGGCGCGGCCCCGCCGTCACCGACGGCCGCGGCAACCTCAGCTTCACCTCCATCAACCTCCCGCGTCTCGCCATCAAAGCCGAGCGCAACCTCATGAAATTCTACCAGAGCCTCGCCGACCTCATCGAACTCACCGCCGACCAGCTCCACCACCGCTACCGCGTCCAGGCCGGCCTCAAAGTCAAAGACATGCCCTTCCTCATGGGTCAGGGCCTCTACCTCGACTCCGAAAACCTCCGCCCCTGCGACTACATAGAAGACGTCATCAGGCACGGCACCCTCTCCGTCGGCTTCATCGGCCTCGCCGAAACCCTCATCGCCCTCACCGGCAGCCACCACGGCCAAAGCGAGGAATCCCAGGCCCTCGGCGAAGAAATCGTCGCCTTCATGCGCAACCAGATCGACAAAGCCTGCGAACGCTACGACCTTAACTACACCCTCCTCGCCACCCCCGCCGAAGGCCTCTCCGGCCGCTTCATCGGCATGGACCGCAAAGAATTCGGCGTCATCCCCGGCGTCACCGACAAAGACTACTACACCAACTCCTTCCACGTTCCCGTCAGCTTCCCCATCAGCGCCTTCGAAAAAATACGCCTTGAAGGCGTCTACCACAAATACACCAACGCCGGCCACATCAGCTACGTCGAATTCGACGCCCCCCCCGTCAACAACCTCAGCGCCGTCGAAGACATCATCCGCCACATGAAAAACTGCGACATGGGACTGGCCGCCATCAACTTCCCCATCGACTTCTGCGACTCCTGCGGCCGCCTCGGCGTCATCGACACCGACGCCTGCCCCTCCTGCGGCACCACCTCCATCCGCCGCGTCCGCCGCATCACCGGCTACCTCAGCACCGTCGACCGCTTCAACGACGCCAAAGTCTCCGAACTCAAACACCGCATCATCCATAAAGTCTAA
- the nrdR gene encoding transcriptional regulator NrdR, with the protein MRCPFCSYGESKVIDSRAAEEGSSIRRRRECLQCMRRFTTYEVVEESPLMVIKKDGRRELFDRTKLLNGILRACEKRPIPLSVVETVVDKVEKELRNLMEREVSSRHIGETVMRHIKDIDQVAYVRFASVYRQFADINNFMQELETLMKTQSVKSQIK; encoded by the coding sequence ATGCGTTGCCCGTTCTGCAGTTATGGCGAAAGCAAAGTAATCGACTCGCGGGCCGCCGAAGAAGGCAGCTCCATCAGGCGCCGGCGCGAATGCCTGCAGTGCATGCGCCGCTTCACCACCTACGAAGTAGTCGAAGAATCGCCCCTCATGGTCATCAAAAAAGACGGCCGGCGCGAACTCTTCGACCGCACCAAACTCCTCAACGGCATCCTCAGGGCCTGCGAAAAGCGGCCCATCCCCCTCAGCGTCGTCGAAACCGTCGTCGACAAAGTCGAAAAAGAACTGCGCAACCTCATGGAGCGTGAAGTATCCTCCCGCCACATCGGCGAAACCGTCATGCGCCACATCAAAGACATCGACCAAGTGGCATACGTCAGATTCGCCTCCGTCTACCGGCAATTCGCCGACATCAACAACTTCATGCAGGAACTCGAAACGCTAATGAAAACGCAGTCGGTGAAAAGCCAAATTAAATGA
- the gnd gene encoding decarboxylating NADP(+)-dependent phosphogluconate dehydrogenase, translating to MKALCDIGLIGLAVMGENLVLNMAGKGFQVAVFNRTTARVDEFVNGAAAGFPVKGTYSLAEFAASLSRPRRVMLMVKAGKPVDDMIEQVLPFLETGDIIIDGGNSFFQDTRRRYIFLKDKGLRFVGMGVSGGEEGALRGPSLMPGGDRAAYDEIAPMFTKVAAQVADGPCCSLVGPDGAGHYVKMVHNGIEYSDMQLIAEAYNILRQAGGLSASELHEVFAGWNSGPLDSYLIEITRDIFAVTDPETGRPLVEMILDKAGQKGTGKWTSQNALDLGVPTPAITEAVFARCMSAVKEERVKASAMLAGPQGKWEGDREELIRSVHDALYASKICSYAQGFALLRAAGEEYGWPLRFGEIALLWRGGCIIRARFLDKIRDAFAKEPNLPNLMLDPFFTEVLARAQTPWRSVLKTCRDLGIPTPAFNASLDYYDSYRQAVLPANLIQAQRDYFGAHTYERVDRPGVFHTEWIAK from the coding sequence TTGAAGGCACTTTGCGACATCGGGTTGATCGGTCTTGCCGTGATGGGCGAAAATCTTGTTCTGAATATGGCCGGCAAGGGTTTTCAGGTTGCTGTCTTCAATAGGACGACAGCGCGGGTGGATGAATTCGTGAATGGCGCTGCGGCAGGATTTCCCGTGAAGGGAACCTATTCCCTGGCTGAATTCGCAGCGTCACTGTCGAGGCCGCGGCGGGTGATGCTGATGGTCAAGGCGGGCAAACCGGTTGATGATATGATCGAGCAAGTGCTCCCGTTCCTGGAAACGGGCGATATCATCATCGATGGTGGAAATTCCTTCTTCCAGGATACGCGGCGGCGCTATATCTTTCTGAAAGACAAGGGGCTCCGGTTTGTCGGCATGGGGGTGTCAGGCGGGGAAGAAGGCGCTCTGCGCGGACCCAGTCTGATGCCGGGCGGTGACCGGGCCGCCTATGATGAAATCGCGCCGATGTTCACGAAGGTGGCGGCGCAGGTCGCTGACGGCCCGTGCTGCTCGCTCGTGGGACCCGACGGGGCGGGGCATTACGTGAAGATGGTACATAACGGCATCGAATATTCCGATATGCAGCTCATCGCCGAGGCTTATAATATCCTGCGGCAGGCAGGCGGTCTTTCGGCAAGCGAACTGCATGAAGTATTCGCCGGCTGGAACTCCGGACCCCTCGATTCCTATCTGATTGAAATCACGCGGGACATTTTCGCAGTCACGGACCCGGAGACCGGACGACCGCTGGTGGAGATGATTCTGGACAAGGCCGGACAAAAGGGGACAGGCAAGTGGACCTCGCAGAACGCCCTGGATCTTGGGGTTCCGACGCCAGCCATCACGGAGGCCGTTTTTGCCAGGTGCATGTCGGCTGTCAAGGAGGAGCGCGTAAAAGCGTCGGCTATGCTGGCCGGGCCGCAGGGCAAATGGGAAGGCGACAGGGAAGAGTTGATCCGGTCGGTGCATGATGCCCTGTATGCTTCGAAGATCTGTTCATATGCGCAGGGTTTTGCGCTGCTCAGGGCCGCCGGGGAAGAATACGGATGGCCGCTGCGGTTCGGTGAAATCGCCCTGCTGTGGCGCGGCGGCTGTATCATCCGCGCCCGTTTCCTGGATAAGATCCGCGATGCGTTTGCGAAAGAGCCCAATCTTCCGAACCTCATGCTGGATCCTTTCTTCACGGAGGTCCTTGCCAGGGCACAGACCCCGTGGCGGTCGGTGCTGAAGACCTGCCGCGACCTGGGGATTCCCACGCCGGCCTTTAATGCATCGCTCGACTATTATGACTCTTATCGGCAGGCGGTGCTGCCTGCCAACCTCATCCAGGCCCAGCGCGATTATTTCGGGGCGCATACTTATGAACGCGTGGACCGTCCCGGTGTGTTCCACACCGAATGGATAGCCAAATAG
- a CDS encoding sugar kinase, with amino-acid sequence MMSTGLNIRPQGALDFLSLGALVHRLDTGIVPFRKATGCQIHVSGGEFNCSANLANCFGMKTGVATAMVNYPIGEMIAERVRAMGVKPYYKHFKHNGVNGPNMATVYSDRGQGVRPPVVFYNRANEAGALLKPGDFDWKGIFAEGVRWFHSGGIYAALSETTAELIIEGMQAAKAAGAIVSFDLNYRAKLWNIVGGEERAVAVLDRILKNVDVLVGNEEDLQKGLGIPGPEVAAKSKLDPSAFFGMIDDVIQKHPQIKVVATTLREVHSTNRHSWSAVAWVNGKTYIAPTAELDVYDRVGGGDGFASGFFYGLLTGEAPEEALKLGWAHGALLTTFPGDTTMASLEEVRAFAQGGSARIQR; translated from the coding sequence ATGATGAGTACTGGATTGAATATCCGCCCGCAGGGAGCTCTGGATTTTTTGTCGCTGGGCGCTCTGGTTCACCGCCTTGATACTGGGATCGTGCCGTTCCGCAAGGCGACAGGATGCCAGATTCATGTCAGCGGTGGAGAGTTCAACTGCTCTGCCAACCTTGCCAATTGTTTCGGGATGAAGACCGGTGTGGCGACAGCGATGGTGAACTATCCCATCGGGGAAATGATCGCCGAGCGGGTCAGGGCGATGGGCGTCAAGCCGTATTATAAGCATTTCAAGCACAATGGCGTCAACGGTCCCAACATGGCGACGGTATACAGCGACCGCGGCCAGGGCGTGCGGCCGCCGGTGGTTTTTTACAATCGCGCGAATGAAGCCGGTGCTTTGCTGAAGCCGGGGGATTTCGACTGGAAGGGCATCTTTGCCGAAGGGGTACGGTGGTTTCACAGCGGCGGAATCTACGCGGCGCTGTCTGAAACCACCGCTGAACTGATCATCGAGGGTATGCAGGCGGCAAAGGCCGCAGGGGCGATTGTGTCGTTCGACCTGAATTACCGGGCCAAGCTCTGGAACATTGTCGGCGGGGAAGAACGGGCGGTGGCCGTGTTGGACCGGATCCTGAAAAATGTGGACGTGCTTGTGGGCAACGAGGAAGACCTTCAGAAAGGGCTTGGCATTCCCGGCCCCGAAGTGGCTGCAAAATCAAAGCTCGACCCCAGTGCCTTCTTCGGCATGATTGACGATGTCATCCAAAAGCATCCGCAGATAAAAGTGGTTGCCACCACCCTGCGCGAAGTCCATTCCACCAACAGGCACAGTTGGAGTGCCGTGGCTTGGGTCAATGGCAAGACGTATATCGCACCCACGGCTGAACTGGATGTTTATGACCGGGTCGGCGGCGGGGACGGCTTTGCTTCCGGTTTCTTCTATGGGCTGTTGACCGGTGAAGCACCGGAAGAAGCCCTAAAGCTCGGCTGGGCGCACGGCGCTCTCCTGACCACTTTCCCGGGGGATACAACGATGGCGAGCCTGGAGGAGGTCCGGGCCTTTGCCCAGGGCGGCTCCGCGCGCATCCAGCGGTGA
- a CDS encoding YlmC/YmxH family sporulation protein → MIKTSDLKIKEVVNVVDGKRLGAITDIEIDIESGRLTAIVVPGPGRFLGLFGRNEDVVIPWDKISKIGVDCILVESP, encoded by the coding sequence ATGATAAAAACCAGCGACCTCAAAATCAAGGAAGTGGTAAACGTCGTCGACGGCAAGCGTCTGGGGGCCATCACCGACATCGAGATAGACATCGAAAGCGGCCGGCTCACCGCCATCGTCGTGCCCGGACCCGGCCGCTTCCTCGGCCTGTTCGGCCGCAACGAAGACGTCGTCATCCCCTGGGACAAAATCAGCAAAATCGGCGTCGACTGCATCCTGGTGGAAAGCCCGTAA
- a CDS encoding DUF6506 family protein has product MTLKAAFIFVAPDADAAVHRAVIDTPVVKLTAVGVKNYAAAVEVARQMAAEGFAAIELCAGFGLEGAALVKQAVAGKAAVGVVRFDNHPGLGFKSGDDIFA; this is encoded by the coding sequence ATGACCCTCAAAGCAGCCTTCATCTTCGTCGCCCCCGACGCCGACGCCGCCGTCCACCGCGCCGTCATCGACACCCCCGTCGTCAAACTCACCGCCGTCGGCGTCAAAAACTACGCCGCCGCCGTCGAAGTCGCGCGGCAAATGGCCGCCGAAGGCTTCGCCGCCATCGAACTTTGCGCCGGCTTCGGCCTCGAAGGCGCCGCCCTCGTAAAACAAGCCGTCGCCGGCAAAGCCGCCGTCGGTGTCGTCCGCTTCGACAACCACCCCGGACTCGGCTTCAAAAGCGGCGACGACATCTTCGCCTGA
- a CDS encoding NAD(+)/NADH kinase — protein sequence MTTVGIIANPASGKDIRRLVAYGTVFDNQEKVNIVRRILLGLAAAGVRRVIYMPDYYGIVPRAVEGLSSKDRPPLDIVPADVPLTCTQQDSAAAAAAMRENGAACIVTLGGDGTNRLVAKGCGDVPLLPVSTGTNNVFPAMMEGTIAGLAAGAVACGLAGGEAALRRAKKLLISKDGAPADIALVDAVVLDGSFIGSRAIWEVEPIRQIVLTQCAPHAIGISAIGGQLVPVGPHEERGLTVEIGGGGDAGVLAPIAPGVVVPVRVKTFRAIALGEQVPVAHTPCVIALDGEREVEIRADETAAIQLTAAGPLVVDAKAALAAAAANGAFRLPPEAPAQT from the coding sequence GTGACCACGGTAGGAATCATCGCCAACCCGGCGTCCGGCAAAGACATCCGCCGCCTGGTAGCCTACGGCACCGTCTTCGACAACCAGGAAAAAGTCAACATCGTCAGAAGGATACTGCTCGGCCTCGCCGCCGCCGGCGTCCGCAGAGTCATCTACATGCCCGACTACTACGGCATCGTCCCCCGCGCCGTCGAAGGGCTCAGCAGCAAAGACCGCCCGCCGCTCGACATTGTCCCCGCCGACGTACCCCTCACCTGCACCCAGCAGGACTCGGCCGCCGCCGCCGCCGCCATGCGCGAAAACGGCGCCGCCTGCATCGTCACCCTCGGCGGCGACGGCACCAACCGCCTCGTCGCCAAAGGCTGTGGCGACGTCCCGCTCCTGCCCGTATCCACCGGCACCAACAACGTCTTTCCCGCCATGATGGAAGGCACCATCGCCGGCCTCGCCGCCGGCGCCGTCGCCTGCGGCCTTGCCGGCGGCGAGGCCGCCCTGCGCCGCGCCAAAAAACTCCTCATCTCTAAAGACGGCGCGCCCGCCGACATCGCCCTCGTCGACGCCGTCGTCCTCGACGGCAGCTTCATCGGCTCGCGCGCCATCTGGGAAGTCGAGCCCATCAGGCAAATCGTCCTCACCCAATGCGCGCCCCACGCCATCGGCATATCAGCCATCGGCGGCCAGCTCGTCCCCGTCGGCCCCCACGAAGAACGGGGCCTCACCGTGGAAATCGGCGGCGGCGGCGACGCCGGCGTCCTCGCCCCCATCGCCCCCGGCGTCGTCGTCCCCGTCCGCGTCAAAACCTTCCGCGCCATCGCCCTTGGCGAGCAGGTGCCGGTCGCCCACACCCCCTGCGTCATCGCCCTCGACGGTGAACGGGAAGTCGAAATCAGAGCCGACGAAACCGCCGCCATCCAGCTAACCGCCGCCGGCCCCCTCGTCGTCGACGCCAAAGCCGCCCTCGCCGCCGCCGCCGCGAACGGCGCCTTCCGCCTGCCGCCCGAAGCCCCGGCGCAAACCTAA
- a CDS encoding alpha-ketoacid dehydrogenase subunit beta, giving the protein MKKMTYAEAIRDGIRVEMNRDGNVYLCGEDVGKFGGCFGVTAGLVGEFPGRVLDTPITETAIIGSAVGAAAAGLRPVAEIMFIDFTGVCMDELFNQAVKMRYMFGGKAKIPLVLKTICGGGVAAAAQHSQCMEAWFAHIPGLKTVMPATPADAKGLMAAAVRDDNPVIYIEHKQLLGLSGDVPEGEYVVPLGKADIKRAGTDVTIVAWSWMVHRALAAAEALAKDGISAEVLDPRTLVPLDKAAILASIAKTHKLVIVHEAVKTGGFGGEIAAVAAEEGFDLLDAPVKRVTAPDTPVPFSPVLEKAFLPDEGKIIQAVKELF; this is encoded by the coding sequence ATGAAAAAGATGACCTACGCCGAAGCCATCAGGGACGGCATCAGAGTGGAAATGAACCGCGACGGCAACGTCTACCTGTGCGGTGAGGACGTCGGCAAATTCGGCGGCTGCTTCGGCGTCACCGCCGGCCTTGTCGGCGAATTCCCCGGCCGCGTCCTCGACACCCCCATCACCGAAACGGCCATCATCGGCTCCGCCGTCGGCGCGGCCGCCGCCGGCCTCCGGCCGGTCGCCGAAATAATGTTCATCGACTTCACCGGCGTCTGCATGGACGAACTCTTCAACCAGGCCGTCAAAATGCGCTACATGTTCGGCGGCAAGGCCAAAATACCCCTCGTCCTCAAAACCATCTGCGGCGGCGGCGTCGCCGCCGCCGCCCAGCACTCCCAGTGCATGGAAGCCTGGTTCGCCCACATCCCCGGCCTCAAAACCGTCATGCCCGCCACCCCCGCCGACGCCAAAGGCCTCATGGCCGCCGCCGTCCGCGACGACAACCCTGTCATCTACATCGAGCACAAACAGCTCCTCGGCCTCAGCGGCGACGTACCCGAAGGCGAATACGTCGTCCCCCTCGGCAAAGCCGACATCAAGCGCGCCGGCACCGACGTCACCATCGTCGCCTGGTCGTGGATGGTCCACCGCGCCCTCGCCGCCGCCGAAGCCCTCGCCAAAGACGGCATCAGCGCCGAAGTCCTCGACCCGCGCACCCTCGTCCCCCTCGACAAAGCCGCCATCCTCGCCTCGATCGCCAAAACCCACAAACTCGTCATCGTCCACGAAGCCGTCAAAACCGGCGGTTTCGGCGGCGAAATCGCCGCCGTCGCCGCCGAGGAAGGCTTCGACCTCCTCGACGCCCCTGTAAAACGCGTCACCGCCCCCGACACCCCCGTCCCCTTCAGCCCCGTACTCGAAAAAGCCTTCCTCCCTGATGAAGGGAAAATCATCCAGGCCGTCAAAGAACTATTCTAA
- a CDS encoding thiamine pyrophosphate-dependent dehydrogenase E1 component subunit alpha — MQLTKENLLAFYQTMVTIRTFETKAAELFAAGKLPGFVHLYIGEEAVATGVCANLTAKDYITSTHRGHGHLIAKGGNVDLMMAELYGKATGYCKGKGGSMHIADVDLGILGANGIVGAGQPIAVGAAFACKYKQSGAIAACFFGDGASNRGTFHEAMNLASIWKLPVVFVCENNMYGISNCQRDHMNICDISDRAAAYGVPGVTVDGNDVVAVYEAAAEAAKRARSGDGPSLIECKTWRWRGHFEGDPATYKNPEEQKTWIGKDPIPRLAQKIVELGHAADADLAAIADAVKARVAAAVAFAENSPDPLPADVLTDVYA, encoded by the coding sequence ATGCAACTGACCAAAGAAAACCTGCTCGCGTTCTACCAGACCATGGTGACCATCAGGACCTTCGAAACTAAAGCCGCCGAACTCTTCGCCGCCGGCAAACTGCCCGGCTTCGTCCACCTCTACATCGGCGAAGAAGCGGTCGCCACCGGCGTCTGCGCCAACCTCACCGCCAAAGACTACATCACCAGCACCCACCGCGGCCACGGGCACCTCATCGCCAAAGGCGGCAACGTCGACCTCATGATGGCCGAACTCTACGGCAAAGCCACCGGCTACTGCAAAGGCAAAGGAGGCTCCATGCACATCGCCGATGTCGACCTCGGCATCCTCGGGGCCAACGGCATCGTCGGCGCCGGCCAGCCCATCGCCGTAGGCGCCGCCTTCGCCTGCAAATACAAGCAGAGCGGAGCCATCGCCGCCTGCTTCTTCGGCGACGGCGCCTCCAACCGCGGCACCTTCCACGAAGCCATGAACCTCGCCTCCATCTGGAAACTGCCCGTCGTCTTCGTCTGCGAAAACAACATGTACGGCATCTCCAACTGCCAGCGCGACCACATGAACATCTGCGACATCTCCGACCGCGCCGCCGCCTACGGCGTCCCCGGCGTCACCGTAGACGGCAACGACGTCGTCGCCGTCTACGAGGCCGCCGCCGAAGCCGCCAAACGCGCCAGGAGCGGCGACGGCCCCAGCCTCATCGAATGCAAGACCTGGCGGTGGCGCGGCCATTTCGAAGGCGACCCCGCCACCTACAAAAACCCCGAAGAACAGAAGACCTGGATCGGCAAAGACCCCATCCCCCGGCTGGCGCAGAAGATCGTCGAGCTCGGCCACGCCGCCGACGCCGACCTCGCCGCCATCGCCGACGCAGTCAAAGCCCGCGTCGCCGCTGCCGTAGCCTTCGCCGAAAATAGTCCCGACCCCCTGCCCGCCGACGTGCTCACCGACGTCTACGCCTGA
- a CDS encoding Lin0512 family protein, whose protein sequence is MGLKRYIVEFGTGADLHGGDVTKAACRAVRDAVSRSCLCGLVDIFAIDDPDKMHVAVKIGCPDPGRLAGDEILRAVPFGTKTLEATQGGLAVRGLDLPALGTGDTIVIAVAALTVSIDVDS, encoded by the coding sequence GTGGGACTCAAGCGGTACATCGTCGAATTCGGCACCGGCGCGGACCTCCACGGCGGCGACGTCACCAAGGCCGCCTGCCGGGCCGTCCGGGACGCCGTCTCGCGTAGCTGCCTGTGCGGCCTCGTCGATATTTTCGCAATCGACGACCCGGACAAAATGCACGTCGCAGTCAAAATCGGCTGCCCCGACCCCGGCCGGCTGGCCGGCGACGAAATCCTCCGCGCCGTGCCCTTCGGCACCAAAACCCTCGAAGCGACCCAGGGCGGCCTGGCGGTGCGCGGCCTCGACCTGCCCGCCCTCGGGACGGGCGACACCATCGTCATCGCCGTCGCCGCCCTCACCGTCTCCATCGACGTCGACTCCTGA